CATGCCAGCGGCAGTTCTCGCCCGCGCCGTTGGGCTCCAAGCCATCGTCGGCCACGCGGAAGATGCGGTTGTGATGCACGTCGAGATTCCGGTTTTCGCCCACAGCCCCGGTATCTTCGATGCCGTCCCAGCCATCGTGGATGTAGTTATCGTGAATGACGTGGCCGCCTGCGGTGGCGTGGATTTCAATGCCGACGCGGTCATAGAAGCCGCCCTCCTTGACCGCCAGCCAGTTGTCCCACCAACCGATCATTTTGGGGCTGGCACCCGCATACGGATCTTGCGAAATCTCATTGAAGCGCACCGTGCAGCGGTCAGCCCCGGCACCGAGAAACACACCGTGATCGGTGATCTCGATGCGGCAGGCTTCCACGGTTGATCCAGCCGAATGCTCGACGAGTACCCCCTGCCAGGCGTAGCGGATTGTGACCCCGCGCACCACGCAACGATCCACGCCACGGATGGTGATGGCGGGAAGTCGCGGGGCAACCGTCAGCTTCAGCTTGCGCGGATCGGGGTTGCCGCGAATGCGGAGGATCAGTTCCTTACGCTTGTCCGAATACATCGTGAGGGCTTTCACGCCTTCCCAGCCCGAGGGGCCGATGCCTTTCTGGAAGATCACCGGCCAGGCCCAGTCCGGCGTGTAAATATTTTCCGGCACCACGCCAAGGGCAGCCTTGTTTTTGCCACGCGCCAATACCTTCTTCACGTTCTCCGGGTCCACGCGCCGTTCATCAAGGATCGTGACAATTTTGTCGTCTACCGTAACGGTGATCACCGGCGAAGCGAGAGCGGCCTTGTAAACTCCGGGGCCGAGGTCATCAGCCGGTTTCCATTCGAGCGCGATCGGGTCCGAGGCGTCAATGACCGCCCCGGGATCACCCTCCAGCGTGACGGGGAAATTCGGGGTCCCGCCTTCGTTGAAGCGCACGCGTTCGCGATACACACCCGGCGCGAGGTGCACGGTGGTGCCGGGAGTGGCGCGGTCCAGTGCCTCCTGGATGCGGGCAAGCGGTTCGGCTTTGGTGCCGGACGCACCACTCTTGCCCGCCAGCGAGACATACAGGTCGGTCCGTTGCGGCACAACCGCTTTCGGTTCGTAGAGCCTTACCTCAGCGAAGGAAACCCGCGCGCCGATCTGGACTTGGCCTTGCGAATACCGGCAGAGCACGGAAACGGCGGCGGCCTCCTCGGAATTAAAGGCGAGGCGCAGGGTCTCCCAGTCGGTGCCCATATTTAAACCGCCGCTGATCCGCCGGATTTCCTTGCCGGAGCCATCAAGGAGCTTGATCATCAGGAGCGCAATCCCATTGCTGCTCGCCTTAACCTTGGCTTCGGCGAGGTAGCGGGTGTTTTTTGACAGGCCCTTGACCGATTGCTCCACCGCTCCGTAGTTCGCCTGGGCTCGTTCGACGATAATGGTGAGCGCCGGTTTGTTCGCCGTCGAATTGGCCGCTGGTTCCAGCTTCCATGGTTGTGAATCCTTACCCACATTCCACCCGGCGGGCGCACCGCCGTTCCCGCGTTCCGCGAAATCGCCATTATGAAGGAGGTTGGCGGCCGGTTGGGCCACCAGCCAGCCGGGCAGGATGGAAAACAGGGCCAGGAGAATCGCAAAGTTCAGGCGCATAAATGTCATTCCTTAACGGTAATCGTGAATCATGTGTATAGCCCAGTCAAAAATCCCTCAGATAAATGCGGGCCTCCACCTTGAGCCACTCGCCAACCCAGGCTTTGGCTTCCAATTTGCCGAAGAGCAGCTTGCCGGCGTCCATCAATCGGGCCAGCGCCTCGTTCTTGGCGCGGGGCACATAGCCGAGGTGGTGACCAGCGGCGTCGAAGACCATGATCGCCAGCGCATCGTGGGGATTGTTCGCCTCGCGTTTGAGCACCAGAAAAACTCCCGGCACCAAGTCCGGTTCCACCTCCTTAATATTCCGATGACTCGTGCCCGCAATGTGGCATTCGATGAGCATGATTTCCCGTGCAAAGGGCTGGAGGGCTCCATCTTTCCCAAAGGCGCCGTGGATCAGCGCCATCAGCGTCGGATCAATTTTTGCCAAAGCATTTTCCATAAGCATCTCCAGATAACAGAATTTTCAGGTGCGCCGTCAAAGCATCGCGCTGTATCCGCAATGTCTCGGTTTGAACCTCCAACTCGCGCCGTCGGGATTCGACCCATCCGCTGTCATCCAACGTCGCCTGCAAGGTGAACGGGGGCTGGCTTTGAATCTGCTCCATTTCCTTGAGGGTGGCATGGATTTGCTTCTCCAGCGTCTGCTGGTTCTGACGAAGACGATCCAATGATTTGGGCGGTGGGGCCACGGCGGCATTTTTCTCCGCCAGCAGCGTTAACGCCCGAAGCTCCTGAATATCCGCCGCCTCATACGCTTCCTGAACCCGGGGCCAAAGCCGTTGTTGCTCGGGCGTCAAATTCGGATTCACATCGGGGTGCAATTTCTTCACCAGGGCGTAATAGAGCTTCTTCAACTCCCGACTATCTTCGGGCGATAACAAATGCTTCAACCGTTTTTCCGCCGCTTCCAGCGTTCCAACGGCTTCCGCCAAACGTTGCTGCCACTGCAAAAATTCAAGCTCCAGTTGCCCTTCGATAGCCACCAAATCCGGTTTCTCGCCCACATTCAGGCTGGCCTGCACCAGTTCCACTTGGCGCTTCAGGCGTGCATACTCTAACCGGACACGCAACA
The DNA window shown above is from Verrucomicrobiota bacterium and carries:
- a CDS encoding HIRAN domain-containing protein, encoding MAKIDPTLMALIHGAFGKDGALQPFAREIMLIECHIAGTSHRNIKEVEPDLVPGVFLVLKREANNPHDALAIMVFDAAGHHLGYVPRAKNEALARLMDAGKLLFGKLEAKAWVGEWLKVEARIYLRDF
- a CDS encoding right-handed parallel beta-helix repeat-containing protein, which gives rise to MRLNFAILLALFSILPGWLVAQPAANLLHNGDFAERGNGGAPAGWNVGKDSQPWKLEPAANSTANKPALTIIVERAQANYGAVEQSVKGLSKNTRYLAEAKVKASSNGIALLMIKLLDGSGKEIRRISGGLNMGTDWETLRLAFNSEEAAAVSVLCRYSQGQVQIGARVSFAEVRLYEPKAVVPQRTDLYVSLAGKSGASGTKAEPLARIQEALDRATPGTTVHLAPGVYRERVRFNEGGTPNFPVTLEGDPGAVIDASDPIALEWKPADDLGPGVYKAALASPVITVTVDDKIVTILDERRVDPENVKKVLARGKNKAALGVVPENIYTPDWAWPVIFQKGIGPSGWEGVKALTMYSDKRKELILRIRGNPDPRKLKLTVAPRLPAITIRGVDRCVVRGVTIRYAWQGVLVEHSAGSTVEACRIEITDHGVFLGAGADRCTVRFNEISQDPYAGASPKMIGWWDNWLAVKEGGFYDRVGIEIHATAGGHVIHDNYIHDGWDGIEDTGAVGENRNLDVHHNRIFRVADDGLEPNGAGENCRWHDNWVEETCCGFRIKTIKAGPLYAYRNIYFDNGEDYRCFVPQYPSPVYVYHNTSTSSSAVTYNKVQGIGTPNYWFLNNIFWCERWWSGTELKPNWHGENNIIVRRGQRSDWSKTKNLAAELGIDRGSLWLEGDPGFVNAESHDVRLRADSPARGRAGDLATLTGKSLPGYETGKKPDAGAVPYGEPLPEIPRKRGTFTVPAAGSLPGE
- a CDS encoding J domain-containing protein, producing MNDGNIDFHPEVRRLTEENGLLREELTALLAEAHDLVHTVKPNLLAIYQTRIGKWELDLLRVRLEYARLKRQVELVQASLNVGEKPDLVAIEGQLELEFLQWQQRLAEAVGTLEAAEKRLKHLLSPEDSRELKKLYYALVKKLHPDVNPNLTPEQQRLWPRVQEAYEAADIQELRALTLLAEKNAAVAPPPKSLDRLRQNQQTLEKQIHATLKEMEQIQSQPPFTLQATLDDSGWVESRRRELEVQTETLRIQRDALTAHLKILLSGDAYGKCFGKN